Proteins co-encoded in one Bacillus sp. FSL H8-0547 genomic window:
- a CDS encoding LysR family transcriptional regulator, producing MIDFEWYRSFISIYQHRSVSGAAKARILTQPAMSQHLAALEAEVGEPLFTRAPRKMIPTEKGKELYTKLVPLIENLEKMTLSIRYASASASSAPLIRIGSPTEYFTKAALAKLSEMDIRMSVHFDVAPALLDALQKDETDLILTTQKVQVAGIDYEKIEDEHFVLVAPAGYPEAEATEDWMKRQKWLSYGLELPIIRRFFRVHFGKRPEVQPHCVFPDLRTILEAVELGMGISVLPEYLIKDSLHAGKIKILFPERKVENTIFAAYKVENKDNPYLGEVLKVLKK from the coding sequence ATGATTGATTTTGAATGGTACCGGAGCTTTATCAGCATCTACCAGCACAGATCTGTTTCCGGAGCTGCAAAAGCCCGCATTCTTACTCAGCCTGCGATGAGCCAGCACCTTGCAGCACTTGAAGCCGAAGTCGGCGAACCGCTGTTCACGCGGGCTCCGCGGAAGATGATTCCGACAGAGAAGGGGAAGGAACTTTACACAAAGCTTGTGCCGCTGATTGAGAACCTTGAAAAAATGACGCTGTCGATCCGGTATGCCTCAGCATCTGCATCTTCAGCGCCGCTGATTCGGATAGGATCGCCAACAGAGTATTTCACAAAAGCAGCTTTAGCAAAGCTGTCTGAGATGGACATCCGGATGTCGGTTCACTTTGATGTGGCTCCGGCTCTCCTGGATGCTCTGCAAAAAGATGAAACGGATCTCATTTTAACGACTCAGAAGGTTCAGGTAGCGGGAATTGATTATGAAAAAATAGAGGACGAGCATTTTGTTCTTGTTGCTCCTGCGGGTTATCCTGAAGCGGAGGCAACTGAAGACTGGATGAAACGCCAGAAATGGCTCAGTTATGGACTTGAACTCCCGATTATCAGGAGGTTTTTCAGGGTGCACTTCGGAAAGCGGCCGGAAGTTCAGCCTCACTGCGTTTTTCCTGATTTACGAACCATTCTTGAAGCAGTTGAACTGGGAATGGGGATCAGTGTTCTGCCGGAATATTTGATAAAGGACTCCCTCCATGCAGGAAAAATAAAGATCCTGTTTCCCGAACGCAAAGTGGAGAATACCATTTTTGCCGCCTATAAAGTTGAAAACAAAGACAATCCATATCTCGGTGAGGTACTGAAGGTGCTGAAAAAGTAG
- a CDS encoding putative quinol monooxygenase: MQQITITAILTAKQGREAELRAELQNVLAPSRAEEGCMEYTLHESAEDERVFVFYETWKDAEALQQHIDSAHYQAYRKNTADLMESRQVLKLRKL, translated from the coding sequence ATGCAACAGATTACAATCACAGCGATATTAACAGCCAAACAAGGCAGGGAAGCGGAACTGAGAGCAGAGCTTCAAAACGTGCTTGCCCCGTCGCGTGCTGAAGAAGGGTGCATGGAATACACGCTTCACGAATCTGCTGAAGATGAACGTGTATTTGTCTTTTACGAAACGTGGAAAGATGCGGAGGCCCTGCAGCAGCACATTGATTCGGCACATTATCAGGCCTACAGAAAAAATACGGCAGATTTAATGGAAAGCCGGCAAGTGCTCAAACTGAGAAAACTGTAA
- a CDS encoding zinc-binding dehydrogenase, whose translation MKALLLNGKNEWKNMKIEETEKPVPKKGEVVVEIHAAGLNPVDYKTGTNGNPNWTFPHILGLDAAGTIHEVGEGVTQWKKGDRVVYHGDFNKRGAYAEYGVTTAHTISRIPDSITFEEAAALPTAGYTAYQALFRKLPMNAIETILIHGGAGGVGGFGIQLAKAAGKTVITTASERNHDYVLSLGADHVIDYTKEDVKAKVMELTDGRGVDAVLDTVGRDNATASLDLIAYNGHIAHIAGAPDYSRVKPFTKVISFHEIALNAIHHHDDVISERDLAKMGDELLKMVDEKKVSPLLERVISLEEVPQTLEELSNRHVKGKIVAKIK comes from the coding sequence ATGAAAGCATTACTGCTTAACGGCAAAAACGAATGGAAAAACATGAAGATTGAAGAAACAGAAAAACCTGTACCAAAAAAGGGCGAGGTTGTAGTTGAAATTCATGCAGCAGGCCTGAATCCTGTCGACTATAAAACAGGAACGAACGGCAACCCGAACTGGACATTCCCACACATTCTCGGCCTTGATGCAGCAGGAACAATCCATGAGGTTGGCGAAGGTGTCACACAATGGAAAAAGGGAGACCGCGTTGTGTATCACGGAGATTTCAACAAAAGAGGGGCCTATGCGGAGTATGGCGTGACAACGGCTCATACAATTTCACGCATTCCGGACAGCATCACGTTTGAAGAAGCGGCAGCTCTTCCAACAGCTGGATATACGGCGTATCAGGCGCTGTTCCGCAAGCTTCCGATGAATGCCATAGAAACAATCTTGATTCACGGAGGAGCAGGCGGAGTCGGCGGCTTTGGCATTCAGCTTGCAAAAGCGGCGGGCAAAACAGTCATTACAACAGCATCCGAACGCAATCATGACTATGTGCTTTCACTCGGAGCAGATCATGTCATTGATTACACAAAAGAAGATGTAAAAGCAAAAGTGATGGAGCTGACAGACGGACGGGGAGTTGACGCTGTTCTTGATACAGTCGGAAGAGACAATGCTACTGCTTCACTTGATTTGATTGCCTATAACGGGCACATCGCCCACATTGCAGGAGCACCTGATTACTCCCGTGTGAAACCATTTACAAAGGTTATCTCCTTCCATGAAATTGCTTTAAATGCTATTCATCATCACGATGATGTCATTTCAGAGCGCGATCTTGCAAAAATGGGTGATGAGCTGCTTAAAATGGTCGACGAGAAAAAAGTTTCCCCATTGCTTGAGAGAGTCATCTCACTCGAAGAAGTGCCGCAAACCCTTGAAGAACTTTCTAACCGTCATGTAAAAGGAAAAATTGTTGCAAAAATAAAATAA
- a CDS encoding type 1 glutamine amidotransferase domain-containing protein has product MSKHILMAVTTADKMNEDHATGLWLSEFGEAYVEFKKAGFDITVASPLGGKAPVDARSLEGGETPQEILDTAQYLEHTVKLEDVKDASAFDAIFLPGGHGTMFDLPDNVKLQELIRDLYEADKIVAAVCHGPAGLVGVKLSDGTPLVAGKAVTAFTDEEERATTLDRFMPFLLETRMRELGAKFVAAENWTDHLQADGRLITGQNPQSTISVAKEVVKQLS; this is encoded by the coding sequence ATGAGTAAACATATATTAATGGCCGTAACAACGGCTGACAAAATGAACGAGGATCACGCAACAGGACTTTGGCTCTCCGAATTCGGAGAAGCTTACGTTGAATTTAAAAAAGCCGGCTTTGACATCACAGTCGCAAGTCCCCTTGGCGGAAAAGCGCCGGTTGATGCACGCAGCTTAGAAGGCGGGGAAACTCCGCAGGAAATACTCGACACAGCTCAATACCTTGAACATACAGTAAAGCTTGAAGACGTAAAAGATGCATCTGCTTTTGATGCGATTTTCCTTCCGGGCGGACATGGAACGATGTTTGATCTTCCGGATAACGTGAAGCTTCAGGAATTGATCCGTGACCTGTATGAAGCAGACAAAATTGTAGCTGCCGTGTGCCACGGTCCAGCAGGTCTTGTCGGAGTTAAACTTTCAGACGGCACGCCGCTTGTTGCAGGAAAAGCTGTTACAGCTTTTACAGATGAAGAAGAAAGAGCCACAACACTTGACCGTTTCATGCCGTTCCTTCTTGAAACACGCATGCGCGAGCTTGGAGCAAAATTTGTGGCAGCTGAGAACTGGACAGACCATCTTCAGGCTGACGGCCGTCTTATTACGGGACAAAACCCGCAGTCTACAATCAGCGTAGCAAAAGAAGTCGTTAAACAATTGAGCTAA
- a CDS encoding cyanophycinase, whose translation MKKRISMLAAACLLASSFSIPANAAGKEEIKGSLVIAGGSLGSSNKAVYDAFIDRAGGAGNAKIGIIPAASGKLKSSNEFKADLVKYGVDPENVEILPISNHDFSDTDYNEKWWKRNANKKEMAAKINGLSAVWFVGGDQLKITETLFQGKGKRTRALEAIWDIYEKGAVIGGTSAGAAIMSDVMITGGDSLGGLKGEFTTKDQSDPDKEYAPVYIERGLGFFKHGIVDQHFDERARLGRLAATAVKYEKQKKKNYSYGIDEDTALIVDNRTKTAEIAGRGGVTVIDTSKSKPAAKDLHPVNGVEVSFLSPGDKIDLKTKAFSFREDKEGTKGYEYYSFQPLDATGVLTSYGRLKPYLSYSLADNESADAVKSYLYDSKGQGFALTFSKTAATNGYWGYQDGQKDDYSIVKVKMDVSPVSVSFTKDDKAFKDYKPSDFTVPSKQDRGDIKGNLVIAGGALGSTNESVYKSFIDLANGKTDAKFGIVPAASGSLSSSNTFKKDLIRYGVKEENIQILPVTVSNYKDTPQNDAAEWEEMKNSDEAVSRIKELDAIWFVGGDQTKITKALFNTDQSESKALSAIWDIYKEGAVLGGTSAGAAIMSDVMLAGGGSLDTLAKGFTDTYDGMQQQEGGPGYLERGLGFFQYGIIDQHFDNKARLGRLIATAYEKGDRNQLSYGIDEDTAMVVRNAEKKIEVVGRAGVTVVDLSEVQTNPAAQSQYKNIQLSSLAEGDAVDLKTKAFSISEHKVSTTGYEYGDYQAAPHSGVLTPHGTLSKYISYNLVDNFGEKEVKSYAFNQGKGVELTFRKTEKTDGFWGYKDGGKDDYSFVNAVLDIQPVSVKVK comes from the coding sequence GTGAAGAAACGTATCAGCATGCTTGCAGCGGCCTGTCTTCTGGCGTCAAGCTTCAGCATTCCGGCTAATGCCGCGGGCAAGGAAGAAATAAAAGGAAGTCTTGTGATTGCGGGGGGATCTCTTGGAAGCAGCAACAAAGCGGTTTATGATGCTTTTATTGACCGTGCTGGAGGCGCCGGGAATGCTAAAATCGGAATTATACCAGCAGCGAGCGGGAAATTAAAATCATCGAATGAGTTTAAAGCAGATCTTGTGAAATACGGTGTAGACCCAGAAAATGTTGAAATTCTCCCAATCTCAAATCATGACTTCAGCGACACGGACTACAATGAAAAATGGTGGAAACGCAATGCAAATAAGAAAGAAATGGCTGCGAAAATTAACGGTCTGTCGGCTGTCTGGTTTGTCGGCGGCGATCAGCTTAAGATAACTGAAACGCTTTTTCAGGGCAAGGGAAAGCGGACGCGGGCACTTGAAGCCATCTGGGATATTTATGAAAAAGGGGCTGTCATAGGCGGGACAAGCGCAGGAGCCGCCATCATGAGTGATGTCATGATCACAGGCGGAGACAGCCTCGGGGGACTGAAGGGGGAATTTACAACAAAGGATCAAAGTGATCCTGACAAAGAGTACGCGCCTGTCTATATTGAACGGGGACTTGGATTTTTTAAGCACGGGATTGTAGACCAGCACTTTGATGAGCGCGCAAGACTTGGACGACTTGCCGCAACAGCCGTTAAGTATGAAAAACAAAAGAAAAAGAATTATTCATATGGAATTGATGAAGATACGGCACTGATTGTCGATAATCGGACAAAAACAGCCGAAATCGCAGGACGCGGGGGCGTAACGGTTATTGATACAAGCAAATCAAAGCCTGCCGCCAAAGACCTGCACCCTGTGAACGGCGTTGAGGTCAGCTTTTTATCTCCGGGAGATAAAATTGACCTGAAAACGAAAGCTTTTTCTTTCAGAGAGGACAAAGAGGGGACAAAAGGATATGAATACTATTCATTCCAGCCGCTTGATGCAACAGGTGTTTTAACATCATACGGAAGGCTTAAGCCATACCTTTCCTATTCGCTTGCAGACAACGAATCAGCAGATGCAGTCAAGAGCTATCTCTACGACAGCAAAGGGCAGGGATTTGCTTTGACCTTCAGTAAAACAGCTGCAACAAACGGCTACTGGGGCTATCAGGACGGGCAGAAGGATGACTATTCAATTGTGAAGGTCAAAATGGATGTCTCGCCGGTGAGTGTTTCATTTACGAAGGATGACAAGGCGTTTAAAGACTATAAACCTTCTGACTTTACGGTTCCGAGTAAACAGGACCGCGGTGACATCAAAGGAAATCTGGTCATTGCAGGCGGCGCTCTTGGATCAACCAACGAATCGGTTTACAAATCGTTCATCGACCTGGCAAACGGGAAAACGGATGCCAAATTTGGTATTGTTCCGGCAGCAAGCGGGTCGTTAAGTTCAAGTAATACGTTTAAAAAGGATCTGATTCGATACGGAGTAAAAGAAGAAAACATTCAAATCCTGCCTGTGACTGTTTCAAATTACAAGGACACTCCTCAGAATGATGCAGCTGAATGGGAAGAGATGAAGAATTCAGATGAAGCAGTCTCCAGAATAAAAGAACTAGACGCCATCTGGTTCGTCGGGGGAGATCAGACGAAAATCACGAAAGCTCTTTTCAACACTGATCAGTCTGAATCAAAAGCGCTGTCGGCCATCTGGGACATCTATAAAGAAGGGGCCGTCCTTGGAGGAACAAGTGCCGGGGCAGCCATTATGAGTGATGTTATGCTCGCAGGCGGAGGAAGTCTTGACACTCTTGCAAAAGGGTTCACTGACACCTATGACGGCATGCAGCAGCAGGAAGGCGGACCGGGCTATCTCGAGCGCGGACTTGGCTTCTTCCAATATGGCATCATTGACCAGCATTTCGACAACAAAGCCCGTCTTGGAAGACTGATCGCAACAGCTTACGAAAAAGGTGACCGCAATCAGCTATCTTACGGAATTGATGAAGATACAGCCATGGTTGTCCGCAATGCCGAGAAGAAAATAGAAGTAGTCGGCCGTGCAGGGGTTACAGTGGTTGATCTGTCAGAAGTTCAGACGAACCCGGCCGCTCAAAGCCAATACAAAAATATTCAGTTGTCCTCACTTGCAGAAGGCGACGCTGTCGATCTTAAAACGAAGGCATTCAGCATCAGCGAACACAAAGTCAGCACAACCGGATATGAGTACGGAGATTATCAGGCAGCCCCTCACTCAGGCGTACTGACTCCGCACGGCACACTCAGCAAGTACATTTCCTACAACCTTGTTGACAACTTCGGAGAAAAAGAAGTGAAAAGCTATGCCTTCAACCAGGGAAAAGGCGTTGAACTCACATTCAGAAAAACAGAAAAAACCGACGGATTCTGGGGCTACAAAGACGGCGGCAAAGATGATTATTCATTTGTAAATGCCGTCCTTGATATCCAGCCTGTTTCTGTAAAAGTGAAATAA
- the iadA gene encoding beta-aspartyl-peptidase, whose amino-acid sequence MLTLIKNTEVYAPHYLGRKDVLLTADKIGYIKDRIDLDLSALSVHVIDGTGKLLVPGFIDSHVHLIGGGGEGGFKTRTPELNLTDATKAGVTTVVGVLGTDGTTRKIESLLAKAHALDEEGITAYLHTGSYQTPVKTLTGKIEEDLIFIDKMIGVGEIAISDHRSSEPTFEELSKIAAAARNGGLITGKAGVLEIHVGDSERKLDLLFEIAEKTDIPIHHFHPTHINRNEELFEEGIRYAEIGGYVDFTTSTIPQFLEEGEVKCSRGLRLMLEKGVPVTQITFSSDGQASLPYFDENGDFAGLQVGKVSSLYHEVRSAVLDEGVELETALQVITSNPARILKLKKKGEIREQHDADLVLLEKESLAIDTVIAKGRVMVEEGVPLVKGTFEQ is encoded by the coding sequence TTGCTTACACTTATAAAAAATACAGAAGTTTACGCACCGCATTATTTAGGCAGGAAGGATGTTCTTCTTACTGCGGACAAAATCGGCTACATCAAAGACAGGATTGATCTTGATCTTTCAGCACTGTCTGTTCATGTCATTGACGGAACGGGGAAACTTCTTGTTCCGGGGTTCATCGATTCACACGTTCACCTTATTGGCGGAGGGGGAGAAGGCGGGTTTAAAACCCGCACCCCCGAGCTGAACTTGACCGATGCCACGAAAGCAGGCGTTACAACGGTTGTAGGAGTGCTTGGTACAGACGGGACGACAAGAAAAATTGAAAGTCTGCTTGCAAAAGCTCATGCCTTGGATGAAGAAGGCATCACGGCTTATCTGCACACTGGGTCCTACCAGACTCCCGTCAAAACGCTGACCGGAAAAATTGAAGAGGATCTTATTTTTATCGATAAAATGATCGGGGTAGGAGAGATTGCGATTTCCGATCACCGTTCATCAGAACCGACGTTTGAAGAGCTATCCAAAATTGCTGCCGCCGCAAGGAACGGCGGTCTGATCACAGGTAAAGCAGGCGTCCTTGAAATCCATGTCGGCGACAGCGAACGCAAACTCGACCTGCTTTTTGAAATCGCCGAAAAAACGGATATCCCGATTCATCATTTCCACCCGACTCATATTAACCGGAACGAAGAATTGTTTGAAGAAGGCATCAGGTATGCAGAGATTGGCGGATATGTGGATTTCACAACGAGCACGATTCCCCAATTCCTCGAAGAAGGGGAAGTAAAGTGTAGCCGCGGTCTCAGACTGATGCTTGAAAAAGGAGTGCCTGTCACACAAATCACATTTTCATCAGATGGACAGGCAAGTCTTCCTTACTTTGATGAAAACGGGGATTTCGCCGGACTTCAAGTCGGAAAAGTTTCTTCCCTCTATCATGAGGTGCGATCGGCTGTTCTTGATGAAGGAGTTGAACTTGAGACGGCACTGCAGGTGATTACCTCAAACCCGGCCAGGATCCTGAAGCTTAAGAAAAAAGGGGAAATCCGCGAACAGCATGATGCAGATCTTGTGCTGCTTGAAAAAGAATCGCTTGCGATCGACACGGTCATTGCGAAAGGAAGAGTAATGGTTGAAGAAGGCGTCCCGCTTGTTAAGGGCACTTTTGAACAATAA
- a CDS encoding C4-dicarboxylate ABC transporter permease: MALAEKAYEPKGKEVKPKKERKINVFALLLGVLVVATLLTYVLPAGDYARVEVDGRTEIDPDTFTSAENTPVSPFGMVKALHTGMVEAANIIFFVLIIGGFFGVLTATGTINLLITTLAKRLASREKLLIPVMMLFFAVGGSLMGMAEETLAYIPLLIPLALALGFDVLTGTAIVILGAAAGFTTAVMNPFTVGVAQGIAELPMFSGMGYRLVLFVIVYAVSVIFVYRHAMKVKKDPSKGFFGKYTKEEADVLLHSKERLQTKHKLILAAFLLNYIVLAFGVIKFQWYITEIAALFVVLTILIGIIGRLSADQIAKSFVEGSSLLIGGALIIGVSRATLVVLNEGHIIDPMLFGVSDTLKNIPAFWSVIGMYNFQALIHFILASGSGHAMLTMPIMTPLADLLDITRQTAVLSFSFADGIGNIIFPTAGTLMAGLAIAGIPWTKWAKWVLPLVFIQYLIGLAAVVIAHLMDYGPF; the protein is encoded by the coding sequence ATGGCTCTAGCAGAAAAAGCTTACGAACCAAAGGGAAAAGAAGTGAAACCAAAAAAGGAAAGAAAGATCAATGTATTTGCCCTCCTCCTGGGTGTATTGGTTGTTGCAACTCTATTAACCTATGTACTGCCGGCAGGAGACTACGCCAGGGTAGAGGTTGACGGAAGAACAGAGATTGATCCGGATACCTTTACGTCAGCTGAAAATACGCCGGTCAGTCCGTTCGGCATGGTAAAGGCACTTCATACAGGAATGGTTGAAGCGGCAAACATTATTTTCTTTGTTCTGATCATTGGCGGATTTTTTGGAGTATTAACGGCTACAGGAACAATTAACTTGCTGATTACAACTCTTGCAAAAAGGCTGGCTTCAAGGGAAAAGCTCTTGATTCCGGTGATGATGCTATTTTTTGCAGTCGGCGGATCGCTGATGGGGATGGCTGAGGAGACGCTTGCTTATATTCCGCTGCTCATTCCGCTTGCTCTTGCTTTGGGATTTGACGTGCTTACGGGAACGGCCATTGTTATTCTAGGCGCTGCTGCCGGTTTTACTACCGCGGTCATGAATCCATTTACAGTGGGCGTCGCCCAGGGAATCGCAGAGCTTCCGATGTTCTCTGGAATGGGATACAGACTTGTATTATTCGTGATTGTCTATGCGGTTTCCGTTATCTTCGTTTACCGTCATGCAATGAAAGTGAAAAAGGATCCGTCAAAAGGGTTCTTCGGAAAATATACAAAAGAGGAAGCGGATGTGCTGCTTCATTCAAAAGAAAGGCTTCAAACAAAGCACAAGCTGATTTTGGCGGCATTCCTTCTAAACTATATCGTACTTGCTTTTGGAGTCATTAAATTTCAGTGGTATATTACCGAGATTGCTGCTCTGTTCGTTGTTTTAACCATCCTTATCGGAATCATCGGCAGACTTTCTGCTGACCAGATTGCAAAATCGTTTGTCGAAGGGTCTTCGCTTTTGATTGGAGGCGCATTAATTATTGGGGTGTCAAGAGCGACACTGGTTGTTTTGAACGAAGGACATATCATTGACCCTATGCTTTTTGGAGTGTCTGATACGCTTAAGAACATTCCTGCTTTCTGGAGCGTGATCGGAATGTACAATTTCCAGGCTCTCATCCATTTTATCCTTGCTTCAGGCAGCGGACATGCGATGCTGACGATGCCGATCATGACGCCGCTTGCCGATTTGCTTGATATTACCCGTCAGACAGCTGTTCTCTCCTTCTCATTTGCAGATGGAATCGGCAATATTATTTTCCCGACAGCAGGCACATTGATGGCCGGACTTGCGATTGCGGGCATTCCTTGGACAAAGTGGGCAAAATGGGTGCTCCCGCTTGTTTTCATTCAATATCTGATCGGCCTTGCAGCCGTTGTGATTGCTCATTTAATGGACTACGGACCGTTTTAA
- a CDS encoding sigma 54-interacting transcriptional regulator — MKRSLILLTGGTKTKKTLHHQLVQLLGDDLSIRSYAADEGLPSNLKADIILFSSESLKDELNHIKNIDAEKVIIGKRTVHHDYLDKLLSIPEGSSVLVVNDEYNVTMELIQSLYQLGISHVRFLPFKKNQTYHEKIDAAVSPGEIELVPPYIPLILDIGVRLFDMTTILKIADYCNLPENAALHISERYIRSMIELQQKLMAAQKQTKAIYQHLENVVNTVDDGILAMNEKMEITVFNEKLEALFQVRGSDIINLTIQTAALQDDVVSFIQNGIEESRLFSIHGVDVAVYRYSMALEQTTVAVFKSVRQASEIEKTAQRKLREKGFFAKYSFDDIICENAGMINLKQIAKKLALSEHPILIQGESGTGKELFAHAIHQHSMRKNGPFLPVNCSALSESLLESELFGYEEGTFTGAQRGGKKGLFELADNGTIFLDEIGDISLSMQSRLLRVLQEKEIRRIGGTKIIPINVRIISATNKRIEKQMKEQTFRNDLFHRLNVLNLSIPSLKERKEDIPLLIHHFITKNGKWLKVEPALMNLLASAEWDGNIRELKNTVDYMITVADGSVLTKHDLPHSFSADIPQAASSEQSEHDAILLIVRECNLAGKAASRDLISEKTKEWIMPLTPQQVRRRLDDLEEKGWIQKRKGRGGTKITEAGIRYLERTAVVK, encoded by the coding sequence ATGAAACGATCTCTTATTCTCCTGACAGGCGGTACAAAAACAAAGAAAACGCTTCACCACCAGCTCGTACAACTTTTGGGCGATGACCTTTCTATAAGGAGCTATGCTGCTGATGAAGGTCTCCCTTCGAATCTGAAAGCTGATATTATCCTTTTTTCCTCTGAATCCCTCAAAGATGAATTGAACCATATAAAGAATATAGATGCAGAAAAAGTTATAATCGGCAAACGCACCGTTCATCATGACTATCTCGACAAGCTCCTTTCCATTCCGGAAGGTTCAAGCGTCCTTGTCGTCAACGATGAGTACAATGTCACAATGGAACTGATTCAGTCGCTTTATCAGCTGGGGATCAGCCATGTCCGGTTTCTCCCGTTTAAAAAGAATCAGACCTATCACGAGAAAATCGATGCAGCCGTTTCACCTGGCGAAATCGAACTTGTCCCCCCTTACATACCGCTTATTCTCGACATTGGTGTGCGTCTGTTTGACATGACAACAATTTTAAAAATAGCGGACTACTGCAATCTGCCTGAAAATGCAGCTCTCCACATTTCAGAGAGGTACATCCGCAGCATGATTGAGCTGCAGCAAAAGCTGATGGCTGCGCAAAAGCAGACAAAAGCGATTTATCAGCATCTCGAGAACGTGGTCAACACGGTGGATGACGGCATTCTCGCCATGAATGAAAAAATGGAAATAACGGTTTTTAATGAAAAACTTGAAGCGCTGTTTCAAGTAAGGGGATCAGATATCATCAACCTTACAATTCAAACAGCAGCCCTGCAGGATGACGTGGTTTCATTTATTCAGAACGGCATCGAAGAAAGCCGCCTTTTCAGCATTCACGGGGTAGATGTTGCTGTTTATCGCTATTCAATGGCTTTAGAACAAACAACTGTCGCTGTCTTTAAAAGCGTCCGGCAGGCATCGGAAATTGAAAAAACGGCCCAGCGTAAACTGCGCGAGAAAGGATTTTTTGCCAAATACAGCTTTGATGACATCATTTGTGAAAATGCCGGAATGATAAACCTCAAGCAGATCGCGAAAAAACTGGCTCTTTCCGAACACCCGATTTTAATCCAGGGAGAATCAGGAACAGGCAAAGAATTATTTGCACACGCCATTCATCAGCATTCCATGAGAAAAAACGGACCTTTTCTGCCTGTCAACTGCAGTGCTCTTTCAGAAAGCCTGCTTGAGAGCGAGCTTTTCGGTTATGAGGAAGGGACATTTACGGGTGCTCAGCGAGGGGGGAAAAAAGGATTGTTTGAGCTAGCTGATAACGGAACCATTTTTCTCGATGAAATCGGCGACATCAGTCTCTCCATGCAATCCCGGTTGCTGCGAGTGCTTCAGGAAAAGGAAATCCGCAGAATCGGCGGAACGAAAATCATACCCATTAATGTCAGAATCATCTCGGCCACAAATAAACGGATTGAAAAGCAAATGAAAGAGCAGACATTCCGCAATGACCTGTTCCACAGGCTGAATGTCCTTAACCTCTCCATTCCGTCACTGAAGGAAAGAAAAGAGGATATCCCTCTTCTCATTCACCACTTCATCACAAAAAACGGCAAGTGGCTCAAGGTCGAGCCTGCATTAATGAATTTGCTTGCATCAGCAGAATGGGACGGCAACATAAGAGAACTTAAAAATACGGTTGATTATATGATTACAGTTGCCGATGGCTCTGTTTTAACAAAACATGACCTTCCTCATTCGTTTTCAGCAGACATTCCGCAAGCAGCAAGCAGCGAACAGTCAGAGCATGACGCCATCCTGTTGATTGTGAGAGAATGCAACCTGGCAGGAAAAGCAGCAAGCAGAGATTTGATCTCGGAAAAAACAAAAGAATGGATCATGCCCCTTACCCCTCAGCAAGTGCGCAGACGGCTTGACGACCTGGAGGAAAAAGGATGGATCCAAAAACGGAAAGGACGCGGCGGGACGAAAATTACGGAGGCGGGGATAAGGTATTTGGAGAGAACAGCTGTCGTGAAATAA
- a CDS encoding zinc metallopeptidase: MFFHPMDILIFAAFGLALWAQAKVKSNFNKWSKVQASSGLTGMEVARRILDHHGLHHVPVEPVKGTLSDHYDPTKKAVRLSEPVYAGHSIAAISVAAHEVGHAVQHKEAYGALTLRHKMFPVVSLSSGVAPFLLIGGFLLGSMNLIGLGIIFFSAAVAFQLITLPVEFNASNRAKDFMIAEGIIRNEEERGVNKVLGAAALTYVAAALISLLELLKFVLIFTQNRE; encoded by the coding sequence ATGTTTTTTCATCCTATGGATATTCTCATTTTTGCCGCGTTCGGGCTTGCCCTGTGGGCGCAGGCCAAGGTGAAAAGCAATTTTAATAAATGGTCCAAAGTTCAGGCATCATCGGGACTTACCGGCATGGAGGTTGCACGAAGAATTCTTGATCATCACGGTCTCCATCATGTACCCGTAGAACCGGTAAAAGGAACTCTTTCCGATCATTATGATCCGACGAAAAAAGCGGTTCGCCTTTCCGAGCCTGTCTATGCGGGTCATTCGATTGCCGCCATTTCGGTTGCGGCACATGAAGTGGGGCACGCCGTTCAGCATAAAGAAGCATACGGGGCCCTGACGTTAAGACATAAAATGTTTCCGGTTGTAAGCCTGTCCTCCGGGGTCGCGCCTTTTCTGCTGATTGGAGGATTTTTGCTCGGTTCAATGAATCTGATCGGACTCGGCATTATTTTCTTCTCGGCAGCTGTCGCCTTTCAGCTTATAACGCTGCCTGTCGAATTTAATGCAAGCAACAGAGCAAAGGATTTTATGATTGCAGAAGGCATCATCCGGAATGAAGAAGAGCGCGGAGTGAACAAAGTGCTTGGAGCAGCCGCCCTGACATATGTAGCAGCCGCACTCATCTCTCTGCTTGAGCTGCTGAAGTTTGTATTGATTTTTACACAAAACAGAGAATAG